Proteins encoded within one genomic window of Christensenellaceae bacterium:
- the tuf gene encoding elongation factor Tu: MAKAKFERNKPHVNVGTIGHVDHGKTTLTAAITMWSAAKGFAEKKRYEDIDSTPEEKARGITINTAHVEYQTEKRHYAHVDCPGHADYVKNMITGAAQMDGAILVVAATDGPMPQTREHILLARQVGVPYIVVFLNKVDQVDDAELLDLVEMEVRDILNEYGFPGDTTPIIKGSALKALEAAQAGKANDPACKCIEELLNAVDTWIPDPKRAIDQAFLMPVEDVFTITGRGTVATGRVERGVIKVGDTVEIIGMGSNKNTVITGVEMFRKLLDQAQAGDNVGLLLRGIQRNEIERGQVLAKPASIKPHTKFTAEVYVLKKEEGGRHTPFFNGYRPQFYFRTTDVTGSIELPKGVEMVMPGDNISMTISLITPIAIEQGLRFAIREGGRTVGSGVVASIIE, from the coding sequence ATGGCAAAAGCAAAATTTGAAAGAAATAAACCGCATGTGAATGTGGGAACTATAGGCCACGTTGACCACGGCAAAACTACTTTGACCGCTGCAATCACCATGTGGTCTGCTGCAAAAGGATTTGCAGAAAAGAAAAGATATGAAGATATTGACAGCACTCCTGAGGAGAAAGCGAGAGGTATTACTATTAATACCGCTCACGTTGAATATCAGACTGAAAAGAGACACTACGCTCACGTAGACTGTCCGGGACACGCTGACTATGTTAAAAACATGATAACAGGAGCCGCTCAGATGGATGGCGCAATTTTGGTTGTTGCCGCAACCGACGGCCCAATGCCTCAGACAAGAGAGCACATTCTGCTTGCTCGTCAGGTAGGCGTTCCTTATATCGTTGTGTTCCTTAACAAGGTTGACCAGGTTGACGACGCTGAGCTTTTGGACCTTGTAGAAATGGAAGTAAGAGACATTCTTAACGAATACGGCTTCCCCGGAGACACCACTCCAATTATTAAGGGCTCGGCTCTTAAGGCTTTGGAGGCCGCTCAGGCAGGCAAGGCAAATGACCCTGCATGCAAATGTATTGAAGAGCTTTTGAACGCTGTTGACACATGGATTCCCGACCCCAAGAGAGCGATTGACCAAGCTTTCCTTATGCCGGTCGAGGACGTGTTCACCATCACGGGGCGCGGTACTGTTGCAACAGGAAGAGTTGAGAGAGGTGTTATTAAAGTTGGTGACACTGTTGAAATTATTGGTATGGGTTCAAACAAAAACACGGTTATTACCGGTGTTGAAATGTTCAGAAAGCTTCTTGATCAGGCACAGGCCGGCGACAATGTAGGTCTTTTGCTTAGAGGTATTCAGAGAAACGAAATCGAAAGAGGACAGGTTCTGGCTAAACCCGCCAGCATCAAACCTCACACCAAATTTACCGCCGAAGTATATGTTCTCAAAAAAGAAGAAGGCGGCAGACACACTCCGTTCTTCAACGGCTACCGTCCTCAGTTCTACTTCAGAACTACCGACGTTACCGGCTCAATCGAGCTTCCGAAGGGCGTGGAAATGGTTATGCCCGGCGACAATATCAGTATGACAATTTCGCTTATTACTCCAATAGCTATCGAACAAGGTTTGAGATTTGCTATTCGTGAAGGCGGAAGAACTGTAGGTTCGGGTGTAGTTGCGTCAATTATAGAATAA
- the fusA gene encoding elongation factor G, giving the protein MPRDIDIKKIRNIGIMAHIDAGKTTTTERILYYSGKIHKIGEVHEGAATMDWMAQEQERGITITSAATTIYWKGHKINIIDTPGHVDFTIEVERSLKVLDGAIELFCAKSGVQTQSKNVWRQADKYHVPRIAFINKMDNPGADFFRVIDEMKTKLGANPVPIQLPIGKAENFKGIIDLVEMNAIVYKDDEGKERDIIEIPVDLKELAQKYRAGLIEAIAETDDALMEKFFAGVEFSKDEIKVAIRKGTLSLAITPICCGSSLRNKGVQSLIDAVVDYFPSPVDIPPVKGTKLDKVTPDTREASDSVPLAGLAFKVATDQYGRLTFYRIYSGKIESGSYVLNSVNGKTERVGRLVRMHANNRIEEKEAYAGDIIAIVGLKDTTTGETLCDPKNPIILDPMDFPEPVIEQAVEPKTKADQEKMANALMKLAEEDPSFKRFTNTETGQTIICGQGELHLEIIVDRMKREYGVECNVGEPQVAFRETIKKVAKNVEGKYIKQSGGKGQYGHCVIDMEPQEPGTGYVFEDKVVGGSIPREYIPAVDKGIQEAMKTGVLAGFPTVDIKVTLLDGSYHEVDSSEMAFKIAGSMAFKDAMRRADPIILEPVMEVEIEVPDQFLGNVLGSISGRRGMILGTTSTGDSQTIRAHVPLANMFGYMTDLRSMSQGWGTFQMVMSHYAEVPRNIAEELIGKHKKGD; this is encoded by the coding sequence ATGCCGAGAGATATTGATATCAAAAAAATTCGCAATATCGGAATAATGGCACACATTGATGCCGGAAAAACTACCACAACCGAGCGTATACTTTATTATTCGGGAAAGATTCACAAAATCGGTGAGGTGCACGAGGGTGCGGCCACCATGGACTGGATGGCACAGGAGCAGGAGCGCGGTATAACCATCACTTCGGCTGCCACCACCATCTATTGGAAGGGTCACAAAATCAACATTATTGACACCCCCGGACACGTGGACTTTACTATTGAAGTTGAGCGAAGCCTGAAGGTTTTGGACGGCGCAATTGAGCTATTCTGTGCCAAAAGCGGCGTTCAGACACAATCCAAGAATGTGTGGCGTCAAGCTGACAAATATCATGTTCCAAGAATTGCATTTATTAACAAGATGGATAACCCCGGCGCTGACTTTTTTAGAGTAATAGACGAAATGAAAACCAAGCTTGGGGCAAATCCTGTTCCCATTCAGTTGCCCATCGGCAAGGCTGAAAACTTTAAAGGAATTATTGACCTGGTTGAAATGAACGCCATAGTTTATAAAGACGACGAAGGAAAAGAGCGCGACATAATTGAAATTCCCGTGGACTTAAAAGAACTTGCCCAAAAATACCGAGCAGGATTAATTGAGGCTATTGCCGAAACTGATGACGCGCTTATGGAAAAGTTTTTTGCGGGTGTTGAGTTTAGTAAAGACGAGATTAAAGTTGCTATACGAAAGGGTACACTCAGTCTTGCAATTACTCCTATCTGTTGTGGTTCATCCCTTAGAAACAAGGGTGTGCAGAGTCTTATTGATGCAGTTGTTGACTACTTCCCGAGCCCGGTGGACATTCCGCCTGTTAAGGGAACAAAGCTTGACAAGGTTACACCCGATACAAGAGAGGCCAGCGACAGCGTGCCGCTTGCAGGGCTTGCCTTTAAGGTAGCTACCGACCAGTATGGCAGACTTACTTTTTATCGTATATACAGCGGAAAGATTGAGTCCGGTTCATATGTGCTAAACAGCGTTAACGGAAAGACTGAAAGAGTAGGGCGTCTTGTGCGTATGCATGCAAACAACCGTATTGAAGAAAAAGAGGCTTATGCGGGCGACATTATTGCTATAGTAGGGCTTAAGGACACTACCACAGGCGAAACTCTGTGTGACCCCAAAAACCCCATTATACTTGATCCGATGGACTTCCCCGAGCCGGTTATTGAACAGGCAGTTGAGCCCAAGACCAAGGCTGACCAGGAAAAAATGGCCAACGCGCTTATGAAGCTTGCTGAGGAAGACCCGTCGTTTAAGAGGTTTACTAACACCGAAACGGGGCAAACTATAATCTGCGGACAGGGTGAGCTTCACCTTGAAATTATAGTTGATCGAATGAAAAGAGAATACGGCGTTGAATGTAACGTTGGAGAGCCGCAGGTAGCCTTTAGGGAGACAATCAAAAAGGTTGCCAAAAACGTTGAAGGAAAATATATTAAACAATCGGGCGGTAAGGGTCAGTATGGTCACTGTGTGATTGATATGGAGCCTCAGGAGCCCGGCACAGGTTATGTGTTTGAAGATAAGGTTGTGGGTGGGTCTATTCCTAGGGAATACATTCCTGCCGTTGACAAGGGTATTCAGGAAGCTATGAAAACAGGTGTTCTGGCGGGATTTCCAACTGTGGACATTAAAGTTACTTTGCTTGACGGAAGCTATCACGAGGTTGACTCTTCGGAAATGGCGTTTAAGATAGCGGGTTCAATGGCCTTTAAGGATGCTATGAGACGTGCTGACCCCATAATTCTAGAACCTGTGATGGAAGTTGAAATTGAAGTTCCTGACCAATTCTTGGGCAATGTGCTCGGAAGCATTTCAGGCAGACGCGGTATGATTTTGGGCACAACCTCAACGGGAGACAGTCAGACTATCAGAGCGCATGTACCTCTAGCTAATATGTTTGGATACATGACGGATCTGAGAAGTATGTCACAAGGCTGGGGAACCTTTCAGATGGTGATGTCTCACTATGCCGAAGTTCCGCGAAATATCGCTGAAGAGCTTATTGGCAAACACAAAAAAGGTGACTAA
- the rpsG gene encoding 30S ribosomal protein S7, with protein MSRRNAADKREVLPDPIYNSTVVTKLINQIMLQGKRGIAQNIVYDAFEVVKEKLNMDALDVFNQTVENIKPLLETKPRRVGGATYQVPMEIRPDRRQTLAIRWLVLFARKRSGEKEMHRKLAAEIIDAYNNAGGAIKRKEEMHRTAEANKAFAHYKW; from the coding sequence ATGTCAAGAAGAAATGCTGCTGATAAGAGAGAAGTGTTGCCCGATCCGATTTATAATTCAACCGTGGTAACCAAGCTTATTAATCAAATTATGCTGCAGGGAAAGCGCGGAATTGCGCAGAACATTGTTTATGATGCTTTTGAAGTAGTAAAAGAAAAGCTGAATATGGATGCCTTAGACGTGTTTAATCAGACAGTCGAAAACATAAAGCCGCTTTTGGAAACAAAGCCTCGAAGAGTGGGAGGTGCTACCTATCAGGTGCCTATGGAAATAAGACCCGATAGAAGGCAGACCTTGGCCATCAGATGGCTTGTGCTGTTTGCAAGAAAGAGAAGCGGGGAAAAAGAGATGCATCGAAAGCTCGCAGCCGAAATCATTGATGCATATAACAACGCCGGCGGTGCGATTAAGCGTAAGGAAGAGATGCACAGAACGGCGGAGGCTAACAAAGCATTCGCTCACTACAAATGGTAA
- the rpsL gene encoding 30S ribosomal protein S12 — MPTINQLVRHGRTKATEKSKSPILKQNPQKRGVCLSVTTTTPKKPNSALRKIARVKLSNGIEGTMYIPGEGHNLQEHSVVLVRGGRVRDLPGVRYHIIRGTLDTAGVAKRKQARSKYGAKRPK, encoded by the coding sequence ATGCCTACAATTAATCAATTAGTAAGGCACGGAAGGACTAAGGCCACGGAAAAAAGTAAATCTCCGATTTTGAAGCAAAACCCACAGAAAAGAGGGGTTTGTTTGTCGGTTACTACTACCACGCCTAAAAAGCCTAACTCAGCACTCAGAAAAATAGCCAGAGTAAAGCTTTCAAATGGCATCGAAGGAACTATGTATATTCCCGGTGAGGGGCATAACCTTCAGGAACACAGCGTTGTTCTGGTGCGTGGCGGCAGAGTAAGAGACCTTCCGGGTGTCAGATACCACATAATTCGTGGAACGCTTGATACTGCCGGTGTGGCAAAGAGAAAGCAGGCCAGGTCTAAATATGGTGCTAAACGTCCCAAGTAA
- the rpoC gene encoding DNA-directed RNA polymerase subunit beta': MFELNNFDSMRISIASPEKIREWSYGEVTKPETINYRTQKPERDGLFCERIFGPRKNWECHCGKYKRIRYKGVVCDKCGVEVTHSKVRRERMGHIELAAPVSHIWFFRGVPSRIGSILDITPKALEQVLYYVNYIVINPKESGFNYKQVISDREYRDAVEQLGPKAFEAGMGAEAIKTLLKQINLEEESKHLKATLKTAKGQKKLKTIKRLEIVEAFVKSGNKPEWMVMDALPVLPPDLRPMVQLDGGRFATSDLNDLYRRVINRNNRLKKLVELGAPEVIIRNEKRMLQEAVDALIENGKRGKAIQGPKSRDLKSLTAMLRGKQGRFRQNLLGKRVDYSGRSVIVVGPELKIFQCGLPKEMALELFKPFIMKKLVEQNQSFNIKTAKRIIEREKPVVWDVLDEVIKDHPVLLNRAPTLHRLGIQAFEPVLVEGRAIKLHPLVCAGFNADFDGDQMPVHVPLSLEARTEARMIMLASNNVLKPADGKPIMTPQQDIVIGVYYMTINKEGAKGEGSVFSSEDEAVMAYDTRNVELQSKIFVRKSAEFNKKTVTGRVETSVGRILFNRCIPQDTGIIDRSKKENVLKYEIEGTVGKKELSNIVSLVYDKFGATPTVVMLDKIKELGFRYSTIGAVTINVFDMKEPVEKAQLIAEADAKVAANEAAYRRGLIAYDEKVNKNIAIWNETTNALKDAVVRGLDSLNPIKMMAISGARGNPSQINQLSGMRGIMASTSGQKIDVPVKACFRSGLTPLDYFLSSRGGRKGMADTALKTADSGYLTRRLVDVAQDVVINQDDCFAALGEKPKGMMVTDLMEDGTVIEKLEDRISGRVAVDNIYHAKTKELLVAAGNMILPKVAKEIVNSGIKEVNIRTALTCKSKHGVCAKCYGRNMANNQMVNVGEAVGIIAAQSIGEPGTQLTMRTFHTGGVAATSDITKGLPRVEEIFEARRPKGEGIISEVSGKVKVEESGERFKITVRGADGDIEYMTPPKNKVVIAVKTGDNVEIGQVLTQGSLFPSDILRIRGLKGVQEYILKEVLLVYRLQDVQINTKHVEIIIKQMLRKVKIEDPGSTELLAGDMIDIYAYEDANTKALSKGGMPATAKRVLLGITKASLSTESFLSAASFQETSSVLTEAAIKGKVDPLMGLKENVIIGKIIPAGTGMKRYRDLFPVENKKDNNIYEQTIDMSVASGQNKLFEEE, translated from the coding sequence ATGTTTGAACTAAACAATTTTGATTCGATGCGCATAAGCATAGCCAGTCCCGAGAAAATCAGGGAATGGAGTTATGGCGAGGTAACAAAGCCCGAAACCATAAACTACCGTACTCAGAAGCCTGAGCGCGATGGTCTTTTTTGCGAGCGTATATTCGGACCGCGCAAAAATTGGGAATGTCACTGCGGAAAGTATAAACGTATCAGATATAAGGGCGTTGTGTGCGACAAATGCGGTGTAGAAGTCACTCACAGCAAAGTGCGCCGCGAACGTATGGGTCATATTGAGCTCGCTGCTCCCGTAAGCCATATATGGTTTTTCAGGGGAGTACCCTCACGAATAGGAAGCATTTTGGATATTACTCCAAAAGCGCTGGAGCAAGTGCTTTATTATGTAAACTATATTGTAATCAACCCCAAAGAAAGCGGGTTTAATTATAAGCAGGTTATAAGCGACAGGGAATACCGTGACGCTGTTGAGCAGCTGGGACCCAAGGCTTTTGAAGCCGGAATGGGCGCTGAAGCTATCAAAACACTGCTCAAACAAATTAACCTTGAAGAAGAAAGCAAGCATCTGAAGGCTACTCTTAAGACTGCCAAAGGGCAGAAGAAGCTTAAGACAATAAAAAGACTTGAGATTGTTGAAGCTTTTGTAAAAAGCGGCAACAAGCCTGAATGGATGGTTATGGATGCACTTCCTGTGCTTCCGCCGGATTTAAGGCCCATGGTGCAGCTTGACGGAGGAAGGTTTGCCACAAGTGACCTTAATGACCTATATCGAAGAGTAATTAACCGTAACAACCGTCTTAAAAAATTGGTGGAGCTCGGAGCTCCTGAAGTTATTATCAGAAACGAAAAAAGAATGTTGCAAGAAGCTGTTGACGCTTTGATTGAAAACGGAAAGCGCGGAAAGGCTATTCAGGGACCAAAGTCAAGAGACTTAAAGAGTTTAACAGCTATGCTTAGAGGAAAGCAGGGCCGTTTCAGACAGAACCTGCTCGGAAAGCGTGTGGACTATTCCGGCCGTTCGGTTATTGTAGTGGGGCCTGAGCTTAAGATTTTCCAATGCGGACTTCCTAAAGAAATGGCGCTTGAACTGTTTAAACCCTTTATTATGAAAAAACTTGTTGAACAGAACCAATCCTTTAACATTAAAACTGCTAAGCGTATAATTGAGCGCGAAAAACCTGTTGTGTGGGACGTTCTGGACGAAGTAATCAAAGACCATCCTGTGCTTTTAAACCGTGCGCCGACACTTCACAGGCTGGGTATTCAGGCGTTTGAGCCTGTTTTGGTTGAGGGTAGGGCCATAAAGCTTCACCCGCTGGTTTGTGCCGGTTTTAATGCGGACTTTGACGGGGACCAGATGCCTGTTCATGTGCCGCTGTCACTTGAAGCAAGGACCGAGGCGCGTATGATAATGCTCGCCAGCAACAATGTTTTGAAACCCGCTGACGGCAAGCCCATTATGACGCCGCAGCAGGATATCGTTATCGGTGTATATTATATGACTATCAACAAAGAGGGGGCTAAGGGTGAAGGCAGTGTGTTTAGCAGCGAGGATGAGGCTGTTATGGCTTATGACACACGTAATGTTGAGCTTCAGAGCAAAATCTTTGTGCGCAAGAGTGCTGAATTTAACAAGAAAACTGTAACCGGCAGAGTTGAGACGAGTGTAGGCAGAATTTTGTTTAACAGATGTATTCCTCAGGACACCGGTATTATTGACAGAAGCAAGAAAGAAAATGTTTTGAAATATGAAATTGAAGGCACCGTTGGCAAAAAAGAACTAAGCAACATTGTTTCGCTTGTATACGACAAATTTGGCGCAACGCCTACAGTTGTTATGCTTGACAAAATTAAGGAGCTTGGTTTCAGATATTCTACAATCGGTGCGGTAACCATCAATGTATTTGACATGAAAGAGCCCGTTGAAAAGGCACAACTGATTGCTGAGGCTGATGCTAAAGTTGCGGCAAATGAAGCGGCATATAGGCGCGGACTTATTGCTTATGATGAAAAAGTAAACAAAAACATAGCTATATGGAATGAAACCACAAATGCCCTTAAAGACGCGGTGGTAAGAGGACTTGACAGTCTTAACCCGATTAAGATGATGGCAATTTCCGGCGCGCGTGGAAACCCCAGCCAGATTAATCAGCTGAGCGGTATGCGTGGTATTATGGCCAGCACTTCAGGGCAGAAGATTGATGTGCCGGTTAAGGCGTGCTTCAGATCGGGGCTTACTCCGCTTGACTACTTTTTGTCTAGCCGTGGTGGACGTAAAGGTATGGCTGACACAGCGCTTAAGACTGCTGACTCGGGATACTTAACCCGACGTTTGGTGGATGTAGCTCAGGACGTGGTTATAAACCAGGACGATTGTTTTGCAGCTTTGGGTGAAAAGCCCAAGGGTATGATGGTTACTGACCTTATGGAGGACGGAACTGTCATTGAAAAGCTTGAGGACAGAATTTCGGGTAGAGTTGCTGTTGACAACATCTATCACGCCAAAACCAAAGAACTTTTGGTGGCGGCAGGTAATATGATTTTGCCGAAAGTAGCTAAAGAAATTGTAAATAGCGGAATTAAGGAAGTTAATATCCGAACGGCCCTCACCTGCAAGAGCAAGCATGGTGTGTGTGCTAAGTGTTATGGGCGCAACATGGCCAACAACCAGATGGTTAATGTGGGTGAAGCGGTGGGTATAATTGCTGCCCAAAGTATAGGTGAACCCGGAACACAGCTTACTATGAGAACTTTCCACACAGGTGGTGTTGCTGCAACCAGCGACATAACCAAAGGTCTGCCGCGTGTTGAAGAAATTTTTGAAGCCCGCAGGCCTAAGGGTGAGGGTATCATCTCTGAAGTAAGCGGAAAGGTTAAGGTAGAGGAGTCTGGCGAGCGCTTTAAGATTACTGTCCGCGGGGCTGACGGCGACATTGAATATATGACACCGCCCAAAAACAAGGTAGTAATTGCCGTTAAAACCGGCGACAATGTTGAAATCGGTCAGGTTTTGACCCAAGGCTCGCTGTTTCCGTCAGATATTTTGAGAATACGAGGTCTTAAGGGCGTGCAGGAATACATTTTGAAAGAAGTATTACTTGTTTATCGTTTGCAGGACGTTCAGATTAACACCAAGCACGTTGAGATTATAATCAAGCAGATGCTCAGAAAGGTTAAAATTGAGGACCCGGGCAGCACAGAGCTTCTCGCCGGTGATATGATTGATATATACGCTTATGAAGATGCCAACACCAAAGCTCTTTCAAAGGGCGGAATGCCTGCTACAGCCAAGAGGGTGTTGCTTGGAATTACCAAAGCTTCGCTTTCAACTGAAAGCTTCCTGTCGGCAGCTAGCTTCCAGGAAACCTCAAGCGTGCTAACTGAAGCTGCCATAAAGGGCAAGGTTGACCCGCTTATGGGGCTTAAGGAAAACGTAATTATAGGAAAGATTATTCCTGCCGGAACAGGTATGAAGAGATATCGTGACTTGTTCCCGGTTGAAAACAAAAAAGACAATAATATCTATGAACAGACTATCGACATGAGTGTTGCATCAGGTCAGAATAAACTTTTTGAAGAAGAGTAA